In the Gossypium arboreum isolate Shixiya-1 chromosome 10, ASM2569848v2, whole genome shotgun sequence genome, one interval contains:
- the LOC108463082 gene encoding LRR receptor-like serine/threonine-protein kinase RGI1 produces the protein MSMPSSRQSSSFFISFFFFFFFFFFFSAATFAAPNHESSILFSWIHSSPTLHSSFSNWNSLDSTPCNWTYITCSPQGYVTEINIQSVPLPLPLPANLSAFQSLKRLVIYDANLTGTIPLDIGYCSQLTTITLGSNSLVGSIPASIGRLQYLQDLVLSSNQLTGKIPVELGNCTSLRKIEIYDNLLSGTIPADLGNLSLLQVLRAGGNKDIVGRIPDEIGDCSNLTVLGLADTRVSGTLAASLGKLSKLQTLSIYTTMLSGEIPPEIVNCSELVNLYLYENSLSGSIPPQIGKLEKLESLFLWQNSLVGSIPEEIGNCSKLINIDLSLNSLSGTIPLSLGSLSELQEFMISNNNVSGSIPSTLSNASNLLQLQLDTNQISGLIPPELGVLSKLTVFFAWQNQLEGSIPSSLSRCTGLQALDLSHNSLTGSIPPGLFRLQSLAKLLLISNDISGSIPQEIGNCTSLVRLRLGNNRIIGGIPREIGSLKRLNFLDLSSNRLSGVVPYEIGGCTELQMIDLSNNILQGPLPNSLSSLSGLQVLDASFNQFDGQIPASLGRLVSLNKLILSKNSLSGSIPSALALCSSLQLLDLSSNKLTGGIPLELGRIEALEIALNLSCNGLTGPIPPQISALSKLSILDISHNKLEGDLAPLAALDNLVSLNLSYNNFEGYLPDNKLFRQLPQANLAGNEGLCPTSRDSCFLGSDGRAGPSRTENEIRRSRRLKLAVALLITLTVAMVIMGTIAIIRARRTIRDDDSELGDSWPWQFTPFQKLNFSVEQILKCLVDSNVIGKGCSGVVYRADMDNGEVIAVKKLWPATIAPSNGCNDDKSGVRDSFSAEVKTLGTIRHKNIVRFLGCCWNRNTRLLMYDYMPNGSLGSLLHERTGNALEWELRYQILLGAAQGLAYLHHDCVPPIVHRDIKANNILIGLEFEPYIADFGLAKLVDDGDFARSSNTVAGSYGYIAPEYGYMMKITEKSDVYSYGVVVLEVLTGKQPIDPTIPDGLHIVDWVRQKRGGIEVLDPSLLSRPESEIEEMMQALGVALLCVNSCPDERPNMKDVAAMLKEIKHEREEYAKVDVLLKGSPTIDAKENNYSIGVQATSSSKPAMQMQSLYPKSNNSSFSASSLLYSPSSNPTPGLK, from the exons ATGTCTATGCCCAGCTCGAGGCAATCTTCTTCATTCTTTAtctcctttttcttcttcttcttcttcttcttcttcttcagtgcTGCAACTTTTGCAGCTCCAAACCATGAATCTTCCATTCTCTTCTCATGGATACACTCTTCTCCAACTCTACATTCCTCTTTTTCCAACTGGAACAGTCTTGACTCCACTCCATGCAACTGGACCTACATAACATGTTCCCCACAAGGTTATGTCACCGAAATTAATATACAGTCAGTCCCTCTTCCGCTTCCTTTACCAGCCAATCTTTCTGCTTTTCAATCTCTCAAAAGACTAGTCATCTATGATGCAAATCTCACAGGCACTATCCCACTTGACATTGGTTATTGTTCACAACTTACTACCATTACCCTTGGCTCCAACAGTCTGGTTGGCTCCATCCCTGCAAGTATCGGTAGGCTTCAGTATCTCCAGGACTTGGTTTTGAGCTCTAATCAGCTAACTGGGAAAATCCCAGTTGAGCTAGGTAACTGCACAAGTCTCCGGAAAATAGAGATTTATGACAACCTTCTAAGCGGGACTATCCCTGCTGACCTCGGGAACTTGTCTCTTCTTCAAGTTCTTCGAGCTGGAGGGAACAAAGACATTGTGGGAAGAATCCCTGATGAGATTGGGGACTGCAGCAACTTGACTGTGTTGGGGCTAGCTGATACAAGAGTTTCAGGTACTTTAGCAGCTTCACTTGGGAAGCTAAGCAAGCTCCAAACCTTGTCTATATACACCACAATGCTCTCTGGTGAGATTCCTCCTGAAATAGTTAACTGCTCTGAGCTTGTAAACTTGTATCTTTACGAAAACAGTCTATCAGGATCGATCCCACCGCAGATTGGTAAACTTGAAAAGCTTGAATCACTGTTCTTGTGGCAAAATAGTCTTGTTGGGAGTATTCCAGAAGAGATTGGCAACTGTAGTAAATTGATAAACATTGATCTTTCTTTGAATTCATTATCTGGAACCATACCTTTGTCTTTGGGGAGTCTTTCGGAGCTTCAAGAGTTTATGATTAGCAACAACAATGTCTCTGGTTCAATACCTTCAACTCTCTCCAATGCTAGTAATCTTCTGCAGTTGCAGCTTGATACAAACCAGATTTCTGGTTTGATTCCACCAGAGCTGGGAGTGTTGTCAAAGCTTACTGTTTTCTTTGCCTGGCAAAACCAGCTTGAAGGAAGCATCCCTTCATCTTTGTCTCGCTGTACAGGCCTTCAAGCATTGGATTTGTCACACAATTCTCTCACTGGTAGCATTCCTCCTGGCCTGTTTCGACTCCAGAGCCTGGCAAAGCTTCTACTTATTTCCAATGACATTTCTGGTTCTATACCCCAAGAGATCGGGAATTGCACCTCCCTTGTACGCTTAAGGCTTGGGAACAACAGGATCATTGGTGGTATTCCTAGAGAAATTGGGAGCCTTAAGAGATTAAATTTTCTTGATTTGTCTAGCAACAGGCTTTCTGGAGTTGTTCCATATGAGATTGGGGGTTGCACGGAGTTACAAATGATAGACCTCAGCAACAATATTCTACAGGGTCCCCTTCCCAATTCATTGTCATCTCTATCTGGCCTCCAGGTGTTGGATGCctcattcaatcaatttgatggCCAAATACCAGCAAGCTTGGGCCGTCTTGTGTCATTGAATAAGTTGATTTTAAGCAAGAATTCCTTGTCTGGATCAATACCTTCTGCCCTAGCCCTCTGTTCCAGTCTCCAGTTGCTTGACCTTAGCAGCAATAAGCTGACTGGTGGCATCCCATtggaacttggccgaatagaagccCTTGAGATTGCTCTTAACTTGAGTTGCAATGGACTCACAGGGCCAATCCCTCCTCAAATATCTGCACTTAGCAAGCTGTCCATACTGGACATTTCCCACAACAAGCTTGAAGGGGACTTGGCTCCACTTGCAGCGCTTGATAATCTCGTTTCTCTCAACCTCTCCTACAATAACTTTGAAGGTTATCTGCCTGATAACAAGCTTTTTAGGCAGTTACCACAAGCAAACCTGGCTGGAAATGAAGGCCTATGTCCAACAAGCCGGGACTCTTGCTTCTTGGGAAGTGATGGCAGGGCAGGGCCATCAAGGACTGAAAATGAGATAAGGCGGTCAAGGAGACTCAAGCTAGCAGTAGCTTTGTTGATCACCCTAACAGTAGCAATGGTTATTATGGGGACAATCGCGATTATAAGGGCTCGAAGAACCATTAGAGACGATGATTCAGAGTTGGGAGACTCATGGCCATGGCAATTCACTCCCTTCCAGAAGTTAAATTTCTCAGTAGAGCAAATTCTGAAATGCCTGGTGGATTCCAATGTGATTGGAAAAGGGTGTTCCGGGGTTGTTTATCGTGCTGATATGGACAATGGTGAAGTCATTGCAGTGAAGAAGCTGTGGCCAGCAACAATAGCACCATCCAATGGATGCAACGATGACAAAAGTGGGGTTCGTGATTCCTTCTCGGCCGAGGTGAAAACGCTTGGTACTATCCGTCATAAGAACATAGTTAGATTTTTGGGTTGTTGTTGGAACAGAAATACAAGATTGCTCATGTATGATTATATGCCTAATGGAAGCTTGGGGAGTCTCCTTCATGAGAGAACTGGGAATGCTTTGGAATGGGAACTTAGGTACCAAATATTGTTGGGGGCAGCACAAGGCCTTGCTTACTTGCACCATGATTGTGTCCCTCCTATTGTTCATAGGGATATCAAGGCTAATAATATCCTAATTGGCCTTGAGTTTGAACCTTACATTGCTGATTTTGGCCTTGCCAAGCTTGTAGATGATGGTGATTTTGCTCGCTCCTCTAACACTGTTGCTGGTTCTTACGGATATATTGCTCCTG AATACGGTTACATGATGAAGATTACAGAGAAGAGTGATGTTTATAGCTATGGTGTAGTGGTGTTGGAAGTACTGACGGGAAAGCAACCGATTGATCCGACGATACCAGATGGACTACACATAGTAGATTGGGTTAGACAAAAGAGGGGAGGAATCGAAGTACTTGATCCGAGCCTACTGTCTCGACCGGAATCTGAAATCGAGGAAATGATGCAAGCTTTAGGAGTAGCCTTGTTGTGTGTAAATTCATGCCCCGATGAAAGACCAAACATGAAAGATGTGGCAGCGATGCTCAAGGAGATTAAACATGAAAGAGAGGAGTATGCTAAGGTTGATGTGCTACTCAAAGGATCACCAACCATTGATGCCAAGGAAAACAACTACTCAATTGGAGTTCAAGCAACATCATCATCAAAACCAGCCATGCAAATGCAAAGCTTGTATCCCAAAAGCAATAACTCCAGCTTCTCTGCTTCTTCTCTACTTTACTCACCTTCCTCCAATCCTACACCAgggttaaagtaa